A genomic segment from Halogeometricum sp. S3BR5-2 encodes:
- a CDS encoding twin-arginine translocase subunit TatC produces the protein MSSALDGDTRRALDEGRETAGAMLRAAQKDLQKVFIVFLVGFLGTFYALRLYVWGFLKAITRQNMQQTISEEVQIIAQTPFDVVLLQAKIGMVTGLIVAAPVFIYFSRDALRERGYWPESPVPRWKLALVVGGMVALFALGVAYGYLFFFPITFAFLAQSTVNIGFAPTYSIVKWAQFMFLLTVSFGLASQLPLAMTLLSYTEIVPYETFRDQWRYAVVAIFLAGALFTPPEPFTQILWAIPVLTLYGFSLYLSKVLVTARRGSERIDVRAGVSKRWNVVAGAGVLGGAAVYLFYTVGGPAAVDGALRLAGSDYRFPALDGMLGLPAQSALLLLAVLGGLVFLVLGVCYAVYKDLEESVGPLERGVGDPSSIDVRELDTAGVRAAPPEAFADLSEEEAMAIAGDALDEGDNERAQAVLDRFDEAEATREAEEQGGEGTDDEPGELEDRATRAGGTLFEGLTDGETDEDDIGGYYKDISFIVESLTSKTFWIVGVFMTTMALAFTALYVGGLRVVYEQFLSRLPAQVTPDEVLNVVALHPMEALLFMVKFSVLVGAIVTLPLVAFFAWPALRERNIVRRRRRTVFLWTGSLVGGLLGGFVLGYFYVAPAVISWLVNDAVQSNMIISYRITDFFWLIFFTTGGIGILADIPILLLLLNGSGVSYQSLRGRWREVTVGVLAFAAVFTPAGILTMFLVTIPLMAAYGIGLGLLFVVTFGGRRNLAPARTT, from the coding sequence ATGTCTAGCGCGTTGGACGGCGATACTCGCCGCGCACTCGACGAGGGTCGAGAGACCGCGGGGGCGATGCTCCGCGCGGCGCAGAAGGACCTCCAGAAGGTCTTTATCGTCTTTCTCGTCGGGTTCCTCGGTACGTTCTACGCGCTTCGGCTGTACGTCTGGGGCTTTCTGAAGGCCATCACGCGGCAGAACATGCAGCAGACCATCAGCGAGGAGGTGCAGATCATCGCTCAGACGCCGTTCGACGTGGTTCTCCTCCAAGCGAAAATCGGGATGGTGACCGGTCTCATCGTCGCCGCGCCCGTGTTCATCTACTTCTCGCGCGACGCCCTCAGAGAGCGCGGCTACTGGCCGGAATCGCCCGTTCCGCGGTGGAAGCTCGCGCTCGTCGTCGGCGGGATGGTCGCGCTGTTCGCTCTCGGCGTCGCCTACGGCTACCTCTTCTTCTTCCCCATCACCTTCGCGTTCCTCGCGCAGAGCACCGTGAACATCGGCTTCGCGCCGACCTACTCCATCGTCAAGTGGGCGCAGTTCATGTTCCTGCTCACCGTCTCGTTCGGGCTCGCGAGCCAACTACCGCTCGCGATGACGCTCCTGTCGTACACCGAAATCGTCCCCTACGAGACGTTCCGCGACCAGTGGCGCTACGCCGTCGTCGCCATCTTCCTCGCCGGCGCGCTGTTCACGCCGCCGGAACCGTTCACGCAGATTCTGTGGGCGATTCCGGTGCTGACGCTGTACGGGTTCAGCCTGTACCTCTCGAAGGTGCTCGTCACGGCGCGGCGCGGGAGCGAGCGAATCGACGTGCGCGCCGGCGTCTCGAAGCGCTGGAACGTCGTCGCCGGCGCGGGCGTCCTCGGCGGCGCGGCCGTCTACCTGTTCTACACCGTCGGCGGTCCCGCGGCCGTCGACGGCGCACTCCGCCTCGCCGGGAGCGACTACCGCTTCCCCGCCCTCGACGGGATGCTCGGTCTGCCGGCGCAGAGCGCCCTCCTCCTCCTGGCGGTTCTCGGCGGCCTCGTCTTCCTCGTCCTCGGCGTCTGCTACGCCGTCTACAAGGACTTAGAGGAGTCGGTCGGACCGCTCGAACGCGGCGTCGGCGACCCCAGTAGCATCGACGTCCGCGAACTCGACACGGCCGGCGTCCGCGCCGCGCCGCCCGAGGCGTTCGCCGACCTGAGCGAGGAGGAGGCGATGGCGATAGCGGGCGACGCGCTCGACGAGGGCGACAACGAACGAGCGCAGGCCGTCCTCGACCGGTTCGACGAGGCCGAGGCGACGCGCGAGGCCGAAGAGCAGGGCGGAGAGGGGACCGACGACGAACCCGGCGAACTCGAAGACCGGGCGACGCGCGCCGGCGGGACGCTGTTCGAGGGCCTCACCGACGGCGAGACGGACGAGGACGACATCGGCGGCTACTACAAGGACATCTCGTTCATCGTCGAGTCGCTCACCTCGAAGACGTTCTGGATCGTCGGCGTGTTCATGACGACGATGGCGCTGGCGTTCACGGCGCTGTACGTCGGCGGTCTGCGGGTCGTCTACGAGCAGTTCCTCAGCCGACTCCCCGCGCAGGTGACGCCCGACGAGGTGCTGAACGTCGTCGCCCTCCACCCGATGGAGGCGCTTCTGTTCATGGTGAAGTTCTCGGTGCTCGTCGGCGCCATCGTCACGCTCCCCCTCGTGGCGTTCTTCGCGTGGCCCGCCCTGCGCGAGCGAAACATCGTCCGCCGTCGCCGCCGCACGGTGTTCCTCTGGACGGGGTCGCTCGTCGGCGGCCTGCTCGGCGGGTTCGTCCTCGGCTACTTCTACGTCGCCCCCGCGGTCATCTCGTGGCTGGTCAACGACGCGGTGCAGTCGAACATGATAATCTCCTACCGCATCACCGACTTCTTCTGGCTCATCTTCTTCACCACGGGCGGCATCGGCATCCTCGCCGACATCCCCATCCTGCTGTTGCTGCTCAACGGGTCGGGCGTCTCCTATCAGTCGCTCCGCGGCCGCTGGCGGGAAGTGACCGTCGGCGTCCTCGCGTTCGCCGCGGTGTTCACGCCCGCCGGCATCCTGACGATGTTCCTCGTCACGATTCCGCTGATGGCCGCCTACGGCATCGGACTCGGCCTCCTGTTCGTCGTCACCTTCGGGGGGCGACGCAACCTCGCCCCCGCCCGGACGACCTGA
- a CDS encoding helix-turn-helix domain-containing protein: MSVVVEFALPAESFPFGRSTSGDPSVRVQLERLVPLNKSRIPFLWATGEDLEQFERHLRESEVVKRVEAVTRVGNSVLYQTEWDTDKETFLNGISDQDGAIMEGHSNSEWSFTVRFPNHAALTGFHQFYQAHDYPVRIDRVYSPGEASRREYGFGLTPEQRDTLMMAVEDGYFSVPRGTTLSEIADEVGVTKQAASERVRRGTETVLRKALIGLIADDFEPADEA, encoded by the coding sequence ATGAGCGTTGTCGTCGAGTTCGCGCTCCCCGCCGAGTCGTTCCCGTTCGGACGGTCGACCAGCGGAGACCCGAGCGTCCGGGTCCAACTCGAACGTCTCGTCCCGCTCAACAAGTCCCGCATTCCCTTCCTCTGGGCGACGGGCGAGGACTTAGAGCAGTTCGAACGGCATCTCCGCGAGAGCGAGGTGGTCAAGCGCGTCGAGGCAGTCACTCGAGTCGGCAACAGCGTCCTCTATCAGACGGAGTGGGACACGGACAAGGAGACGTTCCTGAACGGGATCAGCGACCAGGACGGGGCGATAATGGAAGGCCACAGTAACTCCGAGTGGTCGTTCACCGTCCGCTTCCCGAACCACGCCGCCCTCACCGGATTTCACCAGTTCTATCAAGCGCACGACTACCCCGTTCGCATCGACCGAGTGTACTCCCCCGGCGAAGCTTCCCGAAGGGAGTACGGCTTCGGACTCACGCCCGAACAGCGCGATACGCTGATGATGGCCGTCGAAGACGGGTACTTCTCGGTTCCCCGGGGTACGACCCTCAGCGAGATTGCCGACGAGGTGGGCGTCACCAAACAGGCGGCGTCCGAACGCGTCCGGCGCGGGACCGAGACGGTGCTTCGGAAGGCGCTGATTGGTCTGATTGCTGATGACTTTGAGCCGGCGGACGAAGCGTGA
- a CDS encoding DUF7344 domain-containing protein yields MRTKEPTPDSAFQCLANERRRCVLDYFRNSDGDTASFGDLVDHVIEREGPSSTPDREQVVIDLYHRQLPVLADHGVIDVDGRAERVRYNGDEEIETLLGRGRRGPNVPAGTVDN; encoded by the coding sequence ATGCGAACGAAAGAGCCCACCCCCGATTCGGCCTTCCAGTGCCTCGCCAACGAACGACGGCGGTGCGTCCTCGACTACTTTCGGAACAGCGACGGCGATACCGCGTCGTTCGGCGACCTCGTCGACCACGTGATCGAACGGGAGGGACCGTCGTCGACGCCGGACAGAGAACAGGTCGTCATCGACCTGTACCACCGCCAGCTTCCCGTACTGGCCGACCACGGCGTCATCGACGTCGATGGCCGGGCCGAGCGGGTCCGGTACAACGGCGACGAGGAGATAGAGACCCTGTTGGGCCGCGGGCGCCGCGGGCCGAACGTCCCTGCGGGGACAGTGGACAACTGA
- a CDS encoding ribbon-helix-helix domain-containing protein: MSKISVEIPDELLADLDEHVGDDKKFVNRSDAIRASVRKTLDLLDEIDARHDRIDDE, translated from the coding sequence ATGTCCAAGATAAGCGTCGAGATACCCGACGAACTGCTGGCGGACTTAGACGAACACGTGGGCGACGACAAGAAGTTCGTCAACCGCAGCGACGCCATCCGCGCGTCGGTCCGCAAGACCCTCGACTTGCTCGACGAGATAGACGCCCGTCACGACCGGATAGACGATGAGTGA
- a CDS encoding queuosine precursor transporter yields MSERGFETGQVVLLALFVTALTTAQLTASKLLAVPVPDAIGTLPVVGATVLMPGAAVAYALTFFASDCYSELYGRRPTQVMVNVGFAMNFVLLALVWVTILLPAADPEFAGQFRTVLASGTNVVAGSLLAYLVSQNWDVVVFHRIRAATGRDHLWLRNVASTASSQAIDTVLFVLVAFSVAPRVLGIGDALPWSALLSLMVGQYLLKLLIAVVDTPFVYGVVAALGGGRPDERDPWALE; encoded by the coding sequence ATGAGTGAGCGGGGGTTCGAAACCGGACAGGTCGTCCTCCTCGCCCTGTTCGTCACCGCCCTGACGACGGCGCAACTCACGGCGTCGAAACTGCTCGCCGTGCCCGTCCCCGACGCTATCGGGACGCTCCCCGTCGTCGGCGCGACGGTGCTCATGCCCGGCGCGGCCGTCGCGTACGCGCTGACTTTCTTCGCCTCGGACTGCTACTCGGAACTGTACGGCCGGCGGCCGACGCAGGTGATGGTCAACGTCGGTTTCGCGATGAACTTCGTCCTCCTCGCCCTGGTGTGGGTCACCATCCTCCTGCCCGCCGCCGACCCCGAGTTCGCCGGGCAGTTCCGAACCGTCCTCGCCTCGGGGACGAACGTCGTCGCCGGGAGCCTCCTCGCGTACCTCGTGAGCCAGAACTGGGACGTGGTCGTCTTCCACCGCATCCGCGCGGCGACCGGTCGGGACCACCTGTGGCTTCGGAACGTCGCCTCGACGGCGAGCAGTCAGGCCATCGACACGGTCCTCTTCGTCCTCGTAGCTTTCTCCGTCGCGCCGCGGGTGCTCGGTATCGGCGACGCCCTCCCGTGGAGCGCCCTCCTGTCGCTCATGGTCGGCCAGTACCTCCTGAAACTGCTCATCGCCGTCGTCGACACGCCGTTCGTCTACGGCGTCGTCGCCGCCCTCGGCGGCGGCCGCCCCGACGAGCGTGACCCCTGGGCGCTGGAGTAA
- a CDS encoding 23S rRNA (uridine(2552)-2'-O)-methyltransferase yields MARKDHYYNKAKQEGYRTRSAYKLQQLDEETGLFGPGNTVVDLGAAPGGWLQVAAEAVGDRGTVVGVDFQRIRDLDAENVETIKGDMTEEGTKERLRERIGAEGADVVISDMAPNMTGEYSLDHARSIHLARQAFEVALDLLPAGGDFAVKVFDGQDLADFRADMEKEFQYVRSVRPDASRDESSEQYLVGKHRITAPVSEGEELDVVVDDVGSEGDGIAKVDGYTLFVPDTEAGDEVRVRVTDLKPNFGFAEVVDE; encoded by the coding sequence ATGGCCCGAAAGGACCACTACTACAACAAGGCGAAACAGGAGGGGTACCGCACCCGCTCGGCGTACAAACTGCAGCAGTTGGACGAGGAGACGGGGCTGTTCGGCCCCGGCAACACCGTCGTCGACCTCGGGGCCGCCCCCGGCGGGTGGCTTCAGGTCGCCGCGGAGGCCGTCGGGGACCGCGGCACCGTCGTCGGCGTCGACTTCCAGCGCATCCGCGACCTCGACGCCGAGAACGTCGAGACCATCAAGGGCGACATGACCGAGGAGGGGACGAAGGAGCGACTCCGCGAGCGAATCGGCGCGGAGGGAGCGGACGTGGTCATCTCGGACATGGCACCGAACATGACCGGCGAGTACTCGCTGGACCACGCCCGCTCTATCCACCTCGCCCGACAGGCGTTCGAGGTGGCACTGGACCTCCTGCCCGCCGGCGGCGACTTCGCCGTGAAGGTGTTCGACGGACAGGACCTCGCGGACTTTCGCGCCGATATGGAGAAAGAGTTCCAGTACGTCCGCTCGGTCCGCCCGGACGCCTCGCGCGACGAGTCCTCCGAGCAGTACCTCGTGGGCAAACACCGCATCACTGCGCCCGTCTCCGAGGGGGAGGAACTGGACGTCGTCGTCGACGACGTGGGCAGCGAGGGCGACGGCATCGCCAAGGTCGACGGCTACACGCTGTTCGTCCCCGACACCGAGGCCGGCGACGAGGTTCGGGTCCGCGTCACCGACCTGAAGCCGAACTTCGGGTTCGCCGAAGTCGTCGACGAGTAG
- a CDS encoding arsenite methyltransferase, giving the protein MSDARNDGSADAAEATSGLDPDEQRRAVRERYARIAASDTASDTAAESDSDSSDCGEGGCCDADPDATDGADSTALGYTDDDVAAVADGADLGLGCGNPNALAALEPGETVLDLGSGAGFDCFLAAREVGESGRVVGVDMTPEMVEKARANARKNDATNVEFRLGEIEHLPVSDGAADVVVSNCVINLSPDKPRVFREAYRALRPGGRLAVSDVVLTASLPEGVRHDPDSVAACVAGASTVDDLDAMLADAGFEDVDISPKEESAEFIGEWDDSLPLEEYIVSATIEARKPA; this is encoded by the coding sequence ATGAGCGACGCCCGGAACGACGGGTCGGCGGACGCGGCGGAGGCGACGTCCGGCCTCGACCCCGACGAACAGCGACGCGCCGTCCGCGAGCGCTACGCCCGAATCGCCGCCTCCGATACCGCGTCGGACACCGCGGCCGAGTCGGACTCCGACTCGTCCGACTGCGGCGAGGGCGGATGCTGTGACGCCGACCCCGACGCGACGGACGGCGCCGACTCGACGGCCCTCGGCTACACCGACGACGACGTGGCCGCCGTCGCCGACGGGGCGGACCTCGGACTCGGGTGCGGCAACCCGAACGCCCTCGCCGCCCTCGAACCCGGCGAGACGGTTCTCGACCTCGGGTCCGGCGCCGGGTTCGACTGCTTCCTCGCCGCCCGCGAGGTGGGCGAGTCGGGGCGCGTCGTCGGCGTCGACATGACGCCCGAGATGGTCGAGAAGGCCCGCGCGAACGCCCGGAAGAACGACGCGACGAACGTCGAGTTCCGCCTCGGCGAGATAGAGCACCTGCCCGTGTCCGACGGGGCGGCCGACGTGGTCGTCTCGAACTGCGTCATCAACCTCTCGCCGGACAAACCGCGGGTGTTCCGCGAGGCGTACCGGGCGCTCCGCCCCGGCGGCCGACTCGCCGTCTCCGACGTGGTGCTGACCGCGTCGCTCCCCGAGGGCGTCCGCCACGACCCCGACTCCGTGGCCGCCTGCGTCGCCGGCGCGTCGACCGTCGACGACCTCGACGCGATGCTGGCCGACGCGGGGTTCGAGGACGTGGACATCTCCCCGAAGGAGGAGAGCGCCGAGTTCATCGGCGAGTGGGACGACTCGCTCCCCCTGGAGGAGTACATCGTCTCGGCGACCATCGAGGCGAGAAAGCCCGCGTAG
- a CDS encoding low molecular weight phosphatase family protein, whose product MSDADRAAPEEDPVDAVRVAFVCVQNAGRSQMSAAFAERERDRRGLEDRVEILSGGTHPADHVHDVVVRLMDEEGFDLSDRTPREISTAELETCDFVATMGCSTLELDTSSGVDVRDWALDDPDGADEDDARAVRDEIEERVVALFDEIEARAEGA is encoded by the coding sequence ATGAGCGACGCCGACCGCGCCGCCCCCGAGGAGGACCCTGTCGACGCCGTCCGCGTCGCCTTCGTCTGCGTGCAGAACGCGGGTCGGAGCCAGATGTCGGCCGCCTTCGCCGAACGGGAGCGCGACCGCCGCGGACTCGAGGACCGCGTGGAGATTCTGAGCGGCGGGACGCACCCCGCCGACCACGTCCACGACGTCGTCGTCCGACTGATGGACGAGGAGGGGTTCGACCTCTCGGACCGGACCCCGCGGGAGATATCCACCGCGGAGTTGGAGACGTGCGACTTCGTGGCGACGATGGGGTGTTCGACGCTCGAACTCGACACCTCCTCGGGCGTCGACGTGCGCGACTGGGCGCTCGACGACCCGGACGGCGCCGACGAGGACGACGCGCGGGCCGTCCGCGACGAGATAGAAGAGCGGGTCGTCGCCCTGTTCGACGAGATAGAGGCGAGGGCGGAGGGAGCATGA
- a CDS encoding ArsR/SmtB family transcription factor has protein sequence MVQGAKFDGEAVEESGDCCGTADVGSTGVNDRTVERDVETLKALGSDTRYRVVRLLVAAEEELCVCEITPRFEVSDSAVSHALSDLAEAGLISRRKQGTWRYYRPTERATKLVDALDATRGEER, from the coding sequence ATGGTACAAGGCGCGAAGTTCGACGGCGAGGCGGTCGAGGAGAGCGGGGACTGCTGCGGGACGGCGGACGTGGGTTCGACGGGGGTGAACGACCGGACGGTCGAGCGCGACGTGGAGACGCTGAAAGCGCTCGGGAGCGACACCCGCTATCGGGTCGTCAGGCTCCTCGTCGCGGCCGAGGAGGAACTGTGCGTCTGCGAGATAACGCCGCGGTTCGAGGTGAGCGACAGCGCCGTCAGCCACGCGCTGTCGGACCTCGCCGAGGCCGGCTTGATCTCGCGCCGAAAGCAGGGGACGTGGCGGTACTACCGACCGACGGAGCGGGCGACGAAACTCGTCGATGCCCTCGACGCCACGCGGGGTGAGGAACGATGA
- a CDS encoding DNA polymerase sliding clamp, with protein MFKAIVSASTLRDALDSVSVLVDECKIRLNEDDLSIRAVDPANVGMVDLTLDAASFESYEADGGVIGVDLSKLEDFVGMANSDQLVELELDEETRKLQIRIDGLTSTLALIDPDSIRQEPDIPDLDLAAEIVLEGAQLDRGIKAADMVSDHVRLRVDDEEDSFHIQAQGDTDDVDFQLDAEDLIDLASGTADSLFSLDYLKDMNKAIPKDAEVTMELGEEFPVKLHYRIAEGQGNVTYMLAPRIQSD; from the coding sequence ATGTTCAAGGCCATCGTGAGCGCCTCCACGCTCCGGGACGCGCTGGATTCGGTGAGCGTGCTCGTCGACGAGTGTAAGATCCGACTGAACGAGGACGACCTGTCGATTCGGGCGGTCGACCCCGCGAACGTCGGCATGGTCGACCTGACGCTCGACGCCGCCTCGTTCGAGTCCTACGAGGCCGACGGCGGCGTCATCGGCGTCGACCTCTCGAAACTCGAGGACTTCGTCGGCATGGCGAACTCCGACCAGTTGGTCGAACTCGAACTCGACGAGGAGACGCGGAAACTGCAGATTCGCATCGACGGCCTCACCTCGACGCTCGCGCTCATCGACCCCGACTCCATCCGGCAGGAACCGGACATTCCGGACCTCGACCTCGCCGCCGAAATCGTCCTCGAGGGCGCGCAACTGGACCGCGGCATCAAGGCCGCCGACATGGTCTCCGACCACGTCCGCCTCCGCGTCGACGACGAGGAGGACTCGTTCCACATCCAAGCGCAGGGCGACACCGACGACGTCGACTTCCAACTCGACGCCGAGGACCTCATCGACCTCGCCTCGGGGACGGCCGACTCGCTGTTCTCCTTGGACTACCTGAAGGACATGAACAAGGCCATCCCGAAGGACGCCGAGGTCACCATGGAACTCGGCGAGGAGTTCCCCGTGAAACTCCACTACCGCATCGCCGAGGGGCAGGGCAACGTCACGTACATGCTCGCCCCGCGCATCCAGAGCGACTAG
- a CDS encoding MFS transporter — translation MSESKATSGDGAPTPAAETVDSPRRALAIVVAIVFVDLLGFGVVIPVLPFYVRSFAVSDVLIGLLAASYSLMQFLFAPLLGRLSDARGRRPVLMLSLFGNVVAWTVFGLAAEVGLLLGTTAALSTLFASRMLAGAMGGNIATAQAYIADVTTPERRAAALGLVGAAFGLGFVFGPAIGGAAASDAAVAFARSAFPSFVPATRFSLPSFVAAGLSLLALAATAAFLPEPDRQRGTAGRTTLVGQFTSALRDPSLRGLVVAFFLVSLAFSGVQVMFIPYAADLFGYDETQTALLLTYIGVLGVLNQGVLVGRLSRRYPERRIALAGAVLLVAALAAIPFSHIVGGAVPLAGVGPAWFTGPVAVLLTVLACLSVGNSLLNVALSALVSRAVPADRQGNAFGVTQGAGSLGRTVGPPLMAALYVLVYWSPFVAGALLALPIVAILAGRALGVATPPSAPNESK, via the coding sequence GTGAGCGAATCGAAGGCGACGAGCGGAGACGGGGCGCCGACGCCCGCCGCGGAGACGGTCGACTCCCCCCGCCGCGCCCTCGCCATCGTCGTCGCCATCGTGTTCGTCGACTTGCTCGGGTTCGGCGTCGTCATCCCCGTCCTCCCGTTCTACGTCCGCAGTTTCGCGGTGAGCGACGTGCTCATCGGACTGCTCGCGGCGTCGTACTCGCTGATGCAGTTCCTCTTCGCGCCGCTTCTGGGCCGCCTCTCGGACGCGCGCGGCCGGCGACCCGTCCTCATGTTGTCCCTCTTCGGCAACGTCGTCGCGTGGACCGTCTTCGGCCTCGCCGCCGAAGTCGGACTCCTCCTCGGGACGACGGCGGCGCTTTCGACGCTGTTCGCCTCCCGGATGCTCGCGGGGGCGATGGGCGGCAACATCGCCACCGCGCAGGCGTACATCGCCGACGTGACGACCCCCGAACGCCGCGCCGCCGCCCTCGGTTTAGTGGGAGCGGCGTTCGGCCTCGGGTTCGTCTTCGGCCCGGCCATCGGCGGCGCCGCCGCCAGCGACGCCGCCGTCGCGTTCGCGCGGTCCGCGTTCCCGTCGTTCGTGCCGGCGACGCGCTTCTCCCTGCCGAGTTTCGTCGCCGCCGGTCTCAGTCTCCTCGCCTTGGCCGCCACCGCGGCGTTCCTCCCCGAACCCGACAGACAGCGCGGAACGGCGGGTCGCACGACGCTCGTCGGCCAGTTTACCTCCGCCCTGCGCGACCCGTCGCTGCGCGGCCTCGTGGTCGCCTTCTTCCTCGTCTCCTTGGCGTTCTCGGGCGTGCAGGTCATGTTCATCCCGTACGCCGCCGACCTGTTCGGCTACGACGAGACGCAGACGGCGCTCTTGCTCACCTACATCGGCGTCCTCGGCGTGCTGAATCAGGGCGTCCTCGTCGGCCGCCTCTCGCGGCGCTACCCCGAGCGCCGCATCGCGTTGGCCGGCGCCGTCCTCCTCGTCGCCGCCCTCGCCGCGATACCCTTCTCGCACATCGTCGGCGGCGCCGTTCCGCTGGCCGGCGTCGGCCCGGCGTGGTTCACCGGCCCCGTGGCGGTGCTCCTGACGGTCCTCGCCTGTCTCTCGGTCGGCAACAGCCTCCTGAACGTCGCGCTGTCGGCGCTCGTCTCGCGGGCCGTGCCGGCCGATAGGCAGGGGAACGCCTTCGGCGTCACGCAGGGGGCCGGCAGCCTCGGACGGACCGTCGGCCCGCCGCTGATGGCGGCGCTGTACGTCCTCGTCTACTGGTCGCCGTTCGTCGCCGGGGCGCTGTTGGCGCTCCCCATCGTCGCCATCCTCGCGGGACGCGCGCTCGGCGTCGCGACGCCGCCCTCGGCGCCGAACGAGTCGAAGTAG
- a CDS encoding DUF7474 family protein, with the protein MPQFDYPCPDCRATNSLHDVDCRFEGTPWPAVEKAYVDAVARLTAGPVAEDDLESDVHGDWDNLHRAALERLKRDGRVSEANGVLRLLTAEEFREEVSEPTAEPMKTIYRRGSVPGCHDNAVFAMIAWYEMVGLSWSETREKVVSWLEESGTWSRGGFEEATPGQLVDSKRHVYEAGYGWKEKAQSAKRVIDRHR; encoded by the coding sequence GTGCCGCAGTTCGACTACCCGTGCCCCGACTGCCGGGCCACCAACAGCCTCCACGACGTGGACTGCCGCTTCGAGGGGACACCGTGGCCCGCCGTCGAGAAGGCCTACGTCGACGCCGTCGCGCGACTCACGGCCGGCCCCGTCGCCGAGGACGACCTCGAATCCGACGTCCACGGCGACTGGGACAACCTCCACCGCGCCGCCCTCGAACGGTTGAAGCGCGACGGCCGGGTGTCGGAGGCCAACGGCGTGCTCCGCCTCTTGACCGCCGAGGAGTTCCGCGAGGAGGTGTCGGAACCGACCGCGGAACCGATGAAGACCATCTACCGCCGCGGGAGCGTCCCCGGGTGTCACGACAACGCCGTCTTCGCCATGATAGCCTGGTACGAGATGGTCGGTCTCTCGTGGTCGGAGACGCGGGAGAAGGTCGTGTCGTGGCTCGAAGAGAGCGGAACGTGGTCCCGCGGCGGGTTCGAGGAGGCCACGCCCGGTCAACTGGTCGACAGCAAGCGCCACGTCTACGAGGCCGGCTACGGGTGGAAGGAGAAAGCCCAGTCGGCAAAGCGCGTCATCGACCGCCACCGCTGA
- a CDS encoding DNA primase large subunit PriL: MDPHFARYPFFDGARAAVGDADISPAELIAEDAPAVERGLERVERALMEGTVAPEDDRRWTDREELLSYPIARILVSLVDTPAAVDKYAAAEAATAHGRFRTDFEADDEGLRSTGTRTVSLDDVLREFDLSGDVRPERDGPGGTGRERRGGRDPSHYWVDVGAYLTLSTAEWGERWRLVNRELAAGDVRVADEELRRLLEEAVRRRVAEGLPFSVRESAAGEEIADALEEEVAALRNLLNDHDAAGGAEVDAVVPGLFPPCMKELVQRARGGESLPSHSEFSLVSFLVALGMDATEVTTLLGADGEAASRMETRVEYLADAEGAQFAPPSCASMQSYGDCVNRDERCETISHPLSYYAGVLRDAGEVRDWREAVADGD; the protein is encoded by the coding sequence ATGGACCCGCACTTCGCCCGCTATCCGTTCTTCGACGGCGCGCGCGCCGCCGTCGGCGACGCGGACATCTCGCCGGCGGAACTCATCGCGGAGGACGCGCCCGCCGTCGAGCGGGGTCTAGAGCGGGTCGAACGCGCGCTGATGGAGGGCACCGTCGCTCCCGAGGACGACCGGCGCTGGACCGACCGCGAGGAACTGCTCTCCTACCCCATCGCGCGCATCCTCGTCTCCCTCGTGGACACCCCCGCCGCCGTCGACAAGTACGCCGCCGCGGAGGCCGCGACGGCGCACGGCCGCTTCCGGACGGACTTCGAGGCCGACGACGAGGGCCTGCGGAGCACGGGAACGCGAACCGTCTCGCTGGACGACGTGCTCCGCGAGTTCGACCTCTCCGGCGACGTGCGACCGGAGCGGGACGGACCGGGCGGAACGGGCCGAGAACGGCGGGGCGGCCGCGACCCCTCGCACTACTGGGTGGACGTGGGCGCGTACCTGACGCTCTCGACGGCCGAGTGGGGCGAGCGCTGGCGCCTCGTCAACCGCGAACTCGCCGCCGGCGACGTGCGCGTGGCCGACGAGGAACTCCGGCGACTGCTGGAGGAGGCGGTGCGCCGCCGCGTCGCCGAGGGCCTCCCGTTCTCGGTGCGCGAGAGCGCCGCGGGCGAGGAGATAGCCGACGCCCTGGAGGAAGAAGTGGCCGCGCTGCGGAACCTACTGAACGACCACGACGCGGCCGGGGGCGCCGAGGTGGACGCCGTCGTCCCGGGTCTGTTCCCCCCATGCATGAAGGAGTTGGTCCAACGGGCCCGCGGCGGCGAGTCGCTCCCCTCCCACAGCGAGTTCTCGCTGGTCTCCTTCCTCGTCGCCCTCGGCATGGACGCGACGGAGGTGACCACGCTGCTCGGGGCCGACGGGGAAGCGGCGTCGCGGATGGAGACGCGCGTGGAGTACCTCGCCGACGCCGAGGGGGCGCAGTTCGCGCCGCCCTCCTGTGCGAGTATGCAGTCGTACGGCGACTGCGTGAACAGGGACGAGCGCTGCGAGACCATCTCGCACCCGCTGTCGTACTACGCGGGCGTCCTGCGGGACGCCGGCGAGGTGCGCGACTGGCGCGAGGCGGTCGCCGACGGGGACTGA